In Haemophilus parainfluenzae, the sequence CGGTGAAAGCCTTTTCCGGTGGGGAAAAAGCCCGCTTGGTGCTTGCACTGATTGTTTGGCAACGTCCAAACCTATTACTGCTCGACGAACCAACTAACCATTTGGATTTGGATATGCGCCAGGCATTGACCGAAGCGCTAGTAGATTACGAAGGCTCTTTGGTGGTGGTTTCTCACGATCGCCACTTACTACGTAATACCGTGGAGGAATTCTATTTGGTCCACGATAAAAAAGTGGAAGAATTCAAAGGCGATTTAGAGGATTATCAAAAGTGGCTGAGTGAACAAAACAGTGCACCAGAAAATAAATCCTCAGAGAAAAATGACGACAATGAAAATTCCATGCAAAATCGCAAGGAACAAAAACGTCGTGAGGCCGAACTTCGCCAACAAACTGCGCCTCTTCGTAAACAAATCTCCCAACTGGAGGAAAAAATGAATAAGCATGCCTCCAAACTTGCGGAGATTGAAAACCAATTGGCAGATTCCGAACTATACAGTGCAGAAAATAAAGAAAAATTGACCGCACTTTTGGCACAGCAAGTAGAGGCGAAGAAAGCCTTAGAAGAAGTCGAAATGGATTGGTTAGCGGCCCAGGAAGAATTGGAAGCAATGCTACAAGCATAGGGACAGCGTATGAGTCAAAGTCTTTTCCAACACACAAAACACGAAGAATATTGCCCACAATGCGGCGCACCTTTGCAAATGAAACAGGGTAAAAAAGGACTGTTTTTAGGTTGTACCGCATATCCCGCCTGTGATTATTTGCGCCCCTTGCATAAGGTGGAACATAAGGTTTTGAAAGAGCTTGATGAGGCCTGCCCGCAATGTGGCAATCCACTCCAACTCAAACAAGGTGCCTTTGGCATGTTCATCGGTTGTAGTCATTATCCCGATTGTGATTTTGTGGTGCATGAGCAACAGGATGAAGAACAATCTATAGACTGCCCGGAATGCCATAAAGGACATTTGGTTGCCCGTCGCGGACGACAAGGGAAAATCTTTTATGGTTGCGATAACTTTCCCCATTGCAAATTTTCCTTGCCAGCAAAACCCTATGCTATTCCTTGTCCACAATGCCATTTTCCACTAGCACTATTAAAAAGTGAAAATGACGAACACCAAGTGTGGCAATGTGCAAATAAAAGCTGCCGACATATTTTTGAGAAAGAAAAATGAATGTACAACAAATTGCCACCTGTTTAATGCAAGACGAAGTAGTTGCCTATCCTACTGAGGCGGTATTCGGTTTGGGCTGTAATCCGCTAAGTGAAAGTGCGGTCAGAAAATTACTTAATTTAAAACAACGTCCAATTGAAAAAGGCATTATTTTAGTCGCACCGAGCTTGCATTTTTTACAACCCTTTGTGGATTTTTTCCATTTATCTGACGAACAACTTGCGCGCTTACAGGCACAATATGAGCATCCTATCACCTGGGTGGTGCCGGCTAAGGCAGAGGTTCCACATTTCCTGACGGGGCAATTTAATAGCATTGCGGTGCGTTTATGTACTCATCCTGCCGTCAAAACCTTGTGCGAAAAAACAGGCTTCGCCCTCACCTCGACCAGCGCGAACTTAACCGGTCAATCACCTTGCCGCAGCGCAGATGCCGTGCGTTCCCAATTTGGGGCAGATTTTCCCGTGCTTGATGAAGTGGTTGGTCAAGCACAAAATCCATCGGAAATTCGTGATTTGCTCACAAACCAACTTTTCAGACAAGGATAAGATATGCACCACTATGCCGTTTGGGGCAATCCAATTGCTCAAAGTAAATCGCCGTTAATTCACCGCTTATTTGCCACACAAACTCAGCAAACGATGGAGTATGTTGCCAAATTAGGTGATCTTGAGGATTTTGAGCAGCAATTAAAAGCCTTTTTTGCTGAAGGAGCGCAAGGTTGTAATATCACTGCGCCATTTAAAGAACGCGCCTATGCGCTTGCTGAAGAACATAGCGAACGGGCAAAACTGGCAGAAGCCTGTAATACACTTAAAAAACTATCTAACGGTAAACTCTATGCGGACAATACCGATGGTATTGGTTTAGTAACGGATTTACAACGCTTAGGTTGGATTCAGCCACAACAACGCATTTTAATTTTAGGTGCCGGCGGGGCAACTAAAGGGGTATTACTGCCTTTATTAGAAGCACAACAGCAGATTGTATTGGCTAACCGCACGTTAGAAAAAGCGCAACAACTGGCAGATAAGTTCAAGCCCTACGGCACAATTGAAGCTGTAGCAATGGATGCAATTCCCGCGCAAACCTACGATTTAGTGATCAATGCAACTTCGGCCGGATTAAGCGGGCATACCGCTGCCGTTGATGGCTCTATCTTATCATTGGTCCGCGCTTGTTATGACATGCAATATGCCAAAGGCAGCGACACGCCTTTTATTGCCTACTGTAAATCCTTAGGTCTGAATAATGTCAGCGATGGCTTTGGTATGTTGGTGGCGCAAGCTGCCCATTCATTCCATTTGTGGCGCGGGGTAATGCCTGATTTTGTTGCTATCTATGAACAGCTTAAAAAGGATAGGGTATGAGTACAAATACGAGATGCCCTTGGGTGGGAAAACTTCCTATTTACATAGACTATCACGATAAGGAATGGGGTAAGCCACAATTTGACAGCCAAAAACTGTTTGAGAAAATCTGCTTAGAAGGGCAACAGGCAGGGCTTTCCTGGATTACTGTATTGAAAAAACGTGAAGCCTATCGGGCTGCGTTCCATCAATTTGATCCTGCCAAAATCGCGCAAATGACCGAACAAGATATTGATCGTTGTATGGAAAATACTGGACTTATTCGCCATCGGGCAAAACTGGAAGCCATCGTAAAAAATGCCCAAGCCTATTTAGTCATGGAAAAGTGCGGTGAAAATTTCAGTGATTTTGTGTGGTCGTTCGTGAATCATCAACCAATTATCAATGATGTACCGGATATTTCTGTGGTACCTGCCAGAACTGAAACCTCAAAAGCAATGTCAAAAGCGTTGAAAAAGCGTGGTTTTGTCTTTGTTGGCGAAACGACATGCTATGCCTTTATGCAATCGGTGGGATTAGTCAACGACCATACAAATAACTGTTGTTATAAATGATGTTCCAGTATAATCCCCCTAATTTCATCTGAATAAGAGCTGAATTATGAATAAAAAATATACCTTAATTTCAATCTCAATTCTGACCGCACTTTATAGCCAACAAAGTTTGGCAGATCTGCATGCTCAATGTTTACTTGGTGTGCCTCATTTTACTGGTGAGGTTGTGAAAGGTGATGTCAATAATTTGCCGGTTTATATTGAAGCAGATAAAGCAGAGATTAATCAGCCAACTCAGGCGATTTATCAAGGCAATGTGGATTTGAAACAAGGAAACCGCCATCTGGTCGGGAATTCAGTTGAAGTTAAACAAACTGGTGAAGGTAAACAAGTTCAACGTTGGGCTTATTTACGTGGTGGATTTGATTATAAAGACAACCAAATCAATCTATTAGGTAATGATGCGAGCTTTAATTTAGATAGCAAAAACGGTAACGTAACCGATGCAGACTACCAACTTGTAGGACGTCAAGGCCGCGGTAAAGCACAAGAAATTGAGTTAGGTGATGATTACCGCTTAATGAAAAACGCGACATTTACCTCTTGTTTACCCGATGATAATGCTTGGGCAGTAGATGCCTCTGAGATTCGTCAGCACATCAAAGAAGAATATGCCGAATTTTGGCATGCGCGTTTTAAAGTATTAGGTGTGCCGGTATTCTATACCCCTTATCTGCAATTACCGATTGGTGATCGTCGTCGTTCAGGTTTATTAATGCCAACAGTTGGTCACTCTAGTCGAGATGGTTATTGGTATAAACAACCGATTTATTGGAATATTGCACCAAATTACGATGTGACGATTGCACCAAAATATATGTCACGCCGTGGCTGGCAATTAAATAGTGAGTTCCGTTATTTAACACCGGTTGGTGAAGGTAAACTTGCTGGCGAATATTTAGGACGTGATCGCTACGATGAATACATTAGCGATAGTCGTAAACGTCACTTATTCTATTGGAATCACAGTTCTTCTTTTCTTGAAAACTGGCGTTTAAACATTGATTACACCAAAGTTAGTGACAAACAATATTTCACCGATTTTGATTCTGATTATGGTAGCAGTACTGATGGTTATGCGAATCAATATGCACGTATTGCTTACTATCAACCAAACTATAATTTGGCCATTTCAGCGCGCCAGTTCCAAATCTTTGACGAAGTGGATATCGGTCCTTACCGAGCCATGCCACAAATCGATTTCAATTATTATAGAAATGATTTAGCAAATGGTTGGTTAGATTTTAAATTATTCTCACAAGCTGCACGTTTTGATAATGACAGCGCATTAATGCCAACGGCTTGGCGTTTTCATACTGAGCCAAGTTTGACGACAGCAATGTCAAATAAATACGGAAACTTGAATATTGAAACCAAACTTTATGCGACGCATTACAATCAGAAGAAAGGCTCTTCTTCTGCTGCAGAAGAAATACAAAAATCAGTAAATCGCGTATTACCACAATTAAAAGTAGATTTACAAACAGTTTTAGCCTCTAACCAAACTTTATTTGATGGCTATACACAAACGCTTGAACCGCACGCACAATACTTATATCGACCATATAAGGATCAAAGCAATATTGGCTCTAAGTTAGTTAATGACTATCTTGGCTTTGGTTATGACTCTGCTTTAGTTCAACAAGATTATTATTCATTATTCCGTGATCGTCGTTATAGTGGTTTAGATCGTATTTCATCCGCTAATCAAATAACGCTTGGTGGTACAACGCGTCTTTATGATAAAAATGCCAATGAGCGTTTTAACTTCTCGGCAGGACAAATTTATTACTTAACTGCCTCAAGAATTGACGATAATCCAAATAATCGTACACCAAAATCCTCTTCTTCTTGGGCATTAGAATCCAATTGGAAAATTAGCGATAAATGGAATTGGCGTGGTAGCTACCAATATGATACGCTGTTAGATAAAGCCTCCTTAGCAAATAGTAGTTTGGAATTTAACCCGATGAAGAACAATCTGATTCAGTTAAATTATCGCTACGCAAGTAAAGAGTATATCAACCAAAACTTAGGTGCGTCTGCTAACCGTTACCAACAAGATATTAAACAGGTTGGTGTCGTAGCAGCATGGGAGGTCTCAGATAATTGGGCAGTTGTCGGAAAATACTATCAAGATATTGCATTGAAAAAACCAGTTGAGCAATATGTGGGGGTGCAATATAACTCGTGCTGTTGGTCTGTTGGCGTAGGGGCGAGACGTTATGTCTCCAGTCGACAAAATCAACGTGACGATCAAGTGATTTATGACAACAGTATTGGCGTCACCTTTGAATTACGCGGCTTGGGTGAAAATGACCATCAAAGCGGTATCGAAGATATGCTGAAGAAAGGTAAACTTCCTTATATTCAAGCGTTTAGCTTATAGTGAAATGAATAAAGGCTACCGAAAGGTAGCCTTTTTGTTTAGACGTGCGGTTAAAAAAGACGACGATTTTTGAGCGCACTTTGTTTATTTTTTTCGTTTTGCTCGAGGATGGGCTTGATCATACACTTCTGCAAGATGTTGGAAATTCAAATGCGTGTAAATTTGCGTGGTGGACAAATTGCTGTGCCCTAAAAGCTCTTGAACAGCCCGCAAATCCGAACTCGCTTCCAGCATGTGCGTTGCAAAAGAGTGGCGTAGTTTATGTGGGTTAAGATGGCTGTTTAATCCTTGACGAATGCCCCAGGTTTCCATTCGCTTTTGAATAGAGCGATGAGTGAGGCGATTTCCCTGTTGGCTCACAAAAAGGGCTTCATCTTTAGGATTAAATAAAGGGCGTACTTTCAACCATTGTTGAATTGCGTGAGAAGCATAGCGCCCAAAAGGCACAATACGTTCTTTGTTCCCTTTACCAATCACTCTCACTTCACGTACACGGGTGTTAATACTATTGAGGTTTAATCCTTGTAATTCAGATAAACGAAGCCCTGAGCTATACATCAATTCCATCATCGCACGATCACGCAAATCAATAGGATCTTTGCTGTCATTTGAAAGCAATTTTTGGACTTGTTCAGCATCAATATTTTTTGGTAAATGTTTGCCTTGTTTCGGCGCTGAAATACCCGTTGCCGGATTCACTTTCATTTGACCTTGCTGCACAAGATAGCTGAAGAACTGACGAAGAGCAGACAAACGTAATGCTAAGCTCTTTTCTTTTAAACCTTGCTTACGGCTTTCCGCCAAAATAAGACGAACCACACTAGGATTCACTTGCTGCCAGTGTTGAATACCTTTTTCAGCCAAAATCGCTAAAATCGCATCTAGCTGATGTTGATAATTAGTGAGAGTATGTGGGCTTACTTGGCGTTCAATTCGCAAGTAATCCCAATATTGATTGAGGAGTGTATGCATTAGAGAGTTAATTCAAACAAACTTTTTTTCGTGTTTAGTTTAAATCCTTCGCGTTCTAAAATACTCTGTTGGGCTTGGCTTAATTCTGCCACTAAACGATTAGATTGTGTATAACGGACAAACTCTTTCGCTTTAGAAATAAGGGCAGAATAAATCTCGGCCTGATGTTTATCTTCTTTCACAAAAATATCGGTTAATTGCCAATAGCGTTGTAGTTGTAAAGAGGATAAGCGAGGATAAAGTTGAACAAAACCAATCGCCTGTGAGTTTTCGTTTACAGCAACAAAAAACATGCTTTCATTAAAACGTATACGATTCGTTAAAAAGGTTAAAGTGCGGTCAGGATTTTCACTCATTCCGTTGGCAAGTCGATAGGCTTCAAAGAGTGGAGCAAGCACTTCTATATTCCATTGTTCGGCTTTGAAAATTTTCATTGTTACCAGACCTATTTTCCGTTTATTTATAAAATTATTTATTTTTTTATCGGTTCCGTACAGTAGATTGTAGCTTTTTAGCACAAAATAATCATCATTTCCCCAAAAAAATTTTCAAAATGTGATTTTGCACAAAGAAATCTGCCCAAAGTTTGGTATAGTAAACACACTTTTTATTTATTCAATATGGAGAAACAAAAATGGCACGTCGTCCTTTAGTGATGGGTAACTGGAAATTAAACGGTTCCAAAGAGTTCACCAAAGAATTAATCGAAGGATTAAAAGCAGAATTACATGATGTAACAGGTTGTGATGTGGCAATTGCCCCACCAGTGATGTATTTAGGTACGGCTGAAGCAGCACTTTCTGGTTGTGGTTGCAGCTGCGGCGGTAAAAGTGTGATTCAGTTAGGTGCACAAAACGTAGATATCAATGTGAAAGGTGCATTTACTGGTGATATTTCTAGCGAAATGTTAAAAGATTTTGGTGCAAAATACATCATTATCGGTCACTCTGAGCGTCGTACTTACCACAAAGAAAGCGACGAATTCGTCGCGAAAAAATTTGGCGCATTAAAAGAAGCAGGTTTAGTGCCTGTATTATGTATCGGTGAAACTGAAGCTGAAAACGAAGCAGGTAAAACTGAAGAAGTATGTGCGCGTCAAATTGATGCAGTCATCAATGCATTAGGTGTAGAAGCATTTAATGGTGCAGTGATTGCTTATGAACCAATTTGGGCGATCGGCACGGGCAAATCAGCAACTCCAGCACAAGCACAAGCTGTTCATGCATTTATCCGTGGCCACATCGCAGCAAAATCACAAGCTGTAGCAGATCAAGTGATCATTCAATACGGTGGTTCAGTAAATGACGCCAATGCAGCGGAATTATTCACTCAACCAGATATCGATGGTGCATTAGTGGGTGGTGCTTCACTTAAAGCGCCTGCATTTGCAGTAATCGTGAAAGCAGCGGAAGCAGCGAAAAACTAATTTTTCTTGTTCTAAAAGAAATAAAAAGTGCGGTCAATTTTGACCGCACTTTTTTACGTTTTGAAACTTACCTATCGACCATTTCGTTCAAAGAACAAAACGGTTGCGGCAACGCGTGAGTGAACATTAAGTTTACGAAGTAAATTGCGAATATGTACTTTAACTGTTTCTTCAGAAATGAAAAGCTGGCCTGCAATTTGTTTGTTGGATAAACCTGTTGCAATTAAACGTAATACATCCATTTCACGATCGGTGAGTGAATCCATTGGATCAACAGTATGTTTGCGTTCTAAAAGAAGATTTTTAATCGAATCACTTAAAATCACTTCACCTTGCGCAATACGTTTAATTTGCTCAAGTAGCACATCTGGCTCAGTATCTTTCAATAAATAGCCATCTGCACCAGCATCGATGAGAGTGAAAATATCATTTTTCGCATCTGATACGGTTAAGATCAAAATTCGCGCATCAACACCTTCTGCACGTAAGCCTTTAAGGGTATCTAAACCTGAAAGACCTTTCATATTGAGATCTAAAATGATTAAATCGGGCGATTCTTGAATCGCAATAGAAATGCCTTCTGTACCGCTTCCTACATCAGCGACAACTTCAAAATTCTCTTCTAATTCAACTAATTGTTTGATACCACGACGCATTAATGGATGGTCGTCGATAATTAATACTTTTAACTTTTCTTGCATAATATTCTCCAAGAGATAAGCGGACACTATTCTATTGCCTAAAGGCAAAACATCCACTGCCTTAGATTACTTCTCAATAGATTTTCGACCGAGGGATTCTATCGGGATTTTACCTATCTTCCAATGCATATTTGCAGACAAACTTGATTTATCTCAAACAATGCTTGTTTTGATGTCGCTATTCGCAAGTCCTTTTGCTTTTAAATTTGAACGGCATAATACGCATGCCGCTTTCAGTTGAGTGCAATTGATAAAATTGCGGGTAATTAAAATTCCGTTGCACCATTTTATACGGATTTTCACAATCATTTGAGCCAAGCGATTGATAAATACGATTTATTTCGCGTACTTTATCATCTTTCGAACCTTCACATTGACGATAAATTTCGAGACGGTTCTTCTCATCTAACAAATAGACGTTAAAGCTATTATCGGCATTATCTTCAAAGAAGAATTGTAAAAAACCTTCACTGGCAAACACATCAATTTCAGGTGGATACCGACGTGCTTCTGGGATAATCTCTTTCTCTTCCAACTGAGTTGGTAAAACGTCTTCAAAATTGTCCGCACTTTCTTTTCCGCCTTCAATAGGTTGCAAGCTGATCCCTTTTTCTTCAAAGAAGAATTGCCAGTTTTTCCCCGCTACACGCAAACGAGAATGTGTTGTTGGACGGCTATCCCCTAATTGAATACTGATACAACGGTTTACGAGTACACTCACCAAGTTCCGCAATGTACGGTTGTAATGTTTACTGTAACAGAAAACCTGCACAGAACGAGGCTGATTCACCCCTTGATCAATTTTATTAGAAAGCACTTTTAAGGCAAGCAAAATCGCATTTTGTCCTTCAAAATGTAAGGTTCGAATTTCATTCCACACATTACGGTAAGTGAAATCAATGCTTCCTACCAAACTCTGTTCTAACTGACCAAAACTGAATAAATCACTTGGCGAAATATTTGATTTAAGCTCTTCGACTTGTGC encodes:
- a CDS encoding type I DNA topoisomerase, producing the protein MSQSLFQHTKHEEYCPQCGAPLQMKQGKKGLFLGCTAYPACDYLRPLHKVEHKVLKELDEACPQCGNPLQLKQGAFGMFIGCSHYPDCDFVVHEQQDEEQSIDCPECHKGHLVARRGRQGKIFYGCDNFPHCKFSLPAKPYAIPCPQCHFPLALLKSENDEHQVWQCANKSCRHIFEKEK
- a CDS encoding Sua5/YciO/YrdC/YwlC family protein encodes the protein MNVQQIATCLMQDEVVAYPTEAVFGLGCNPLSESAVRKLLNLKQRPIEKGIILVAPSLHFLQPFVDFFHLSDEQLARLQAQYEHPITWVVPAKAEVPHFLTGQFNSIAVRLCTHPAVKTLCEKTGFALTSTSANLTGQSPCRSADAVRSQFGADFPVLDEVVGQAQNPSEIRDLLTNQLFRQG
- the aroE gene encoding shikimate dehydrogenase, whose protein sequence is MHHYAVWGNPIAQSKSPLIHRLFATQTQQTMEYVAKLGDLEDFEQQLKAFFAEGAQGCNITAPFKERAYALAEEHSERAKLAEACNTLKKLSNGKLYADNTDGIGLVTDLQRLGWIQPQQRILILGAGGATKGVLLPLLEAQQQIVLANRTLEKAQQLADKFKPYGTIEAVAMDAIPAQTYDLVINATSAGLSGHTAAVDGSILSLVRACYDMQYAKGSDTPFIAYCKSLGLNNVSDGFGMLVAQAAHSFHLWRGVMPDFVAIYEQLKKDRV
- a CDS encoding DNA-3-methyladenine glycosylase I; the encoded protein is MSTNTRCPWVGKLPIYIDYHDKEWGKPQFDSQKLFEKICLEGQQAGLSWITVLKKREAYRAAFHQFDPAKIAQMTEQDIDRCMENTGLIRHRAKLEAIVKNAQAYLVMEKCGENFSDFVWSFVNHQPIINDVPDISVVPARTETSKAMSKALKKRGFVFVGETTCYAFMQSVGLVNDHTNNCCYK
- the lptD gene encoding LPS assembly protein LptD, whose product is MNKKYTLISISILTALYSQQSLADLHAQCLLGVPHFTGEVVKGDVNNLPVYIEADKAEINQPTQAIYQGNVDLKQGNRHLVGNSVEVKQTGEGKQVQRWAYLRGGFDYKDNQINLLGNDASFNLDSKNGNVTDADYQLVGRQGRGKAQEIELGDDYRLMKNATFTSCLPDDNAWAVDASEIRQHIKEEYAEFWHARFKVLGVPVFYTPYLQLPIGDRRRSGLLMPTVGHSSRDGYWYKQPIYWNIAPNYDVTIAPKYMSRRGWQLNSEFRYLTPVGEGKLAGEYLGRDRYDEYISDSRKRHLFYWNHSSSFLENWRLNIDYTKVSDKQYFTDFDSDYGSSTDGYANQYARIAYYQPNYNLAISARQFQIFDEVDIGPYRAMPQIDFNYYRNDLANGWLDFKLFSQAARFDNDSALMPTAWRFHTEPSLTTAMSNKYGNLNIETKLYATHYNQKKGSSSAAEEIQKSVNRVLPQLKVDLQTVLASNQTLFDGYTQTLEPHAQYLYRPYKDQSNIGSKLVNDYLGFGYDSALVQQDYYSLFRDRRYSGLDRISSANQITLGGTTRLYDKNANERFNFSAGQIYYLTASRIDDNPNNRTPKSSSSWALESNWKISDKWNWRGSYQYDTLLDKASLANSSLEFNPMKNNLIQLNYRYASKEYINQNLGASANRYQQDIKQVGVVAAWEVSDNWAVVGKYYQDIALKKPVEQYVGVQYNSCCWSVGVGARRYVSSRQNQRDDQVIYDNSIGVTFELRGLGENDHQSGIEDMLKKGKLPYIQAFSL
- the xerC gene encoding tyrosine recombinase XerC produces the protein MHTLLNQYWDYLRIERQVSPHTLTNYQHQLDAILAILAEKGIQHWQQVNPSVVRLILAESRKQGLKEKSLALRLSALRQFFSYLVQQGQMKVNPATGISAPKQGKHLPKNIDAEQVQKLLSNDSKDPIDLRDRAMMELMYSSGLRLSELQGLNLNSINTRVREVRVIGKGNKERIVPFGRYASHAIQQWLKVRPLFNPKDEALFVSQQGNRLTHRSIQKRMETWGIRQGLNSHLNPHKLRHSFATHMLEASSDLRAVQELLGHSNLSTTQIYTHLNFQHLAEVYDQAHPRAKRKK
- a CDS encoding GNAT family N-acetyltransferase, which codes for MKIFKAEQWNIEVLAPLFEAYRLANGMSENPDRTLTFLTNRIRFNESMFFVAVNENSQAIGFVQLYPRLSSLQLQRYWQLTDIFVKEDKHQAEIYSALISKAKEFVRYTQSNRLVAELSQAQQSILEREGFKLNTKKSLFELTL
- the tpiA gene encoding triose-phosphate isomerase, which gives rise to MARRPLVMGNWKLNGSKEFTKELIEGLKAELHDVTGCDVAIAPPVMYLGTAEAALSGCGCSCGGKSVIQLGAQNVDINVKGAFTGDISSEMLKDFGAKYIIIGHSERRTYHKESDEFVAKKFGALKEAGLVPVLCIGETEAENEAGKTEEVCARQIDAVINALGVEAFNGAVIAYEPIWAIGTGKSATPAQAQAVHAFIRGHIAAKSQAVADQVIIQYGGSVNDANAAELFTQPDIDGALVGGASLKAPAFAVIVKAAEAAKN
- a CDS encoding response regulator; this translates as MQEKLKVLIIDDHPLMRRGIKQLVELEENFEVVADVGSGTEGISIAIQESPDLIILDLNMKGLSGLDTLKGLRAEGVDARILILTVSDAKNDIFTLIDAGADGYLLKDTEPDVLLEQIKRIAQGEVILSDSIKNLLLERKHTVDPMDSLTDREMDVLRLIATGLSNKQIAGQLFISEETVKVHIRNLLRKLNVHSRVAATVLFFERNGR